Proteins from a genomic interval of Sphingopyxis sp. QXT-31:
- a CDS encoding spermidine synthase — MTPRILLATAPVPDGDVLSLFQRGADYFITLGHSELMTSRMSGSEEALAEMACDRLGRNAAPHLLIGGYGMGFTLRAALARLGPEARVTVAELVPEVIDWAKGPMADLTAGCLDDPRVDVALDDVGAVIGSAVRRYDAILLDVDNGPDGLTREGNDRIYSMAGLARAKAALRPGGILAIWSAAPDAGFARRLKEAGFAVEEVSVRARSSGKGGRHIIWFARGR, encoded by the coding sequence ATGACCCCGCGCATCCTCCTTGCCACCGCGCCCGTTCCCGACGGAGATGTACTCAGCCTGTTCCAGCGCGGCGCCGATTATTTCATCACGCTCGGCCATAGCGAGCTGATGACCAGCCGGATGAGCGGGTCCGAGGAAGCGCTGGCCGAGATGGCGTGCGACCGGCTGGGGAGGAACGCCGCGCCGCACCTGCTGATCGGCGGCTATGGCATGGGCTTTACGCTGCGCGCGGCGCTCGCGCGGCTGGGCCCCGAGGCGCGGGTGACCGTCGCCGAGCTGGTGCCCGAGGTGATCGACTGGGCGAAGGGGCCGATGGCGGACCTGACCGCGGGCTGCCTCGATGATCCGCGCGTCGATGTCGCGCTGGACGATGTCGGTGCGGTGATCGGCAGCGCGGTGCGGCGGTACGACGCGATATTGCTCGACGTCGACAACGGGCCCGACGGGCTGACGCGCGAGGGCAACGACCGTATCTATTCGATGGCGGGGCTGGCGCGCGCCAAAGCGGCGCTGCGGCCGGGCGGCATCCTCGCGATCTGGTCGGCGGCGCCCGACGCGGGCTTTGCGCGGCGGCTGAAAGAGGCGGGCTTCGCGGTCGAGGAAGTCTCCGTCCGCGCGCGGAGCAGCGGCAAGGGCGGCCGCCACATCATCTGGTTCGCGCGCGGACGCTGA